One region of Lytechinus pictus isolate F3 Inbred chromosome 8, Lp3.0, whole genome shotgun sequence genomic DNA includes:
- the LOC129266990 gene encoding electron transfer flavoprotein subunit beta-like, whose product MALRVLVGVKRVIDYAVKIRVKPDNMGVVTEGVKHSMNPFDEIAVEEAVRLKEKKLVKEIIAVSCGPQQSQETLRTALAMGVDRGIHVEVSGAEYEGLGPFHVSKIMAKLAQEEDANLVILGKQAIDDDCNQTGQMTAAILDWPQATFASEVKIEDNKMEVLREIDGGLETIQVSLPAVVTADLRLNEPRYATLPNIMKAKKKPIAKKTPGDLGVDVTPRVEVVRVEDPPVREAGQKVENVGELVGKLKEAGFC is encoded by the exons ATCCGTGTCAAACCAGACAATATGGGCGTGGTTACGGAGGGTGTCAAACACAGCATGAACCCGTTCGACGAGATAGCCGTAGAAGAGGCTGTAAGGTTGAAGGAAAAGAAACTTGTCAAGGAAATCATCGCTGTCAGCTGCGGACCACAACAATCTCAG GAAACGTTACGTACAGCACTGGCCATGGGTGTTGACAGAGGTATTCATGTTGAGGTCAGCGGAGCAGAATACGAGGGTCTAGGTCCATTCCATGTTTCCAAGATCATGGCAAAACTTGCGCAAGAAGAAGATGCGAACTTAGTCATTCTTGGAAAACAG gCAATCGATGATGACTGCAATCAGACGGGTCAAATGACGGCGGCCATATTGGACTGGCCTCAAGCGACCTTTGCCTCAGAGGTCAAAATTGAAGACAATAAGATGGAAGTGTTGAGGGAGATCGATGGTGGATTAGAGACGATCCAGGTCTCATTACCAGCCGTTGTCACAGCAGATCTGAGGTTAAATGAACCCCGGTATGCAACGCTACCTAACATCATG AAAGCCAAGAAGAAGCCTATCGCCAAGAAGACGCCGGGTGATCTTGGTGTTGATGTGACCCCAAGAGTAGAAGTGGTCAGAGTGGAAGATCCACCGGTCAGAGAAGCTGGACAGAAGGTTGAGAACGTGGGGGAACTTGTTGGCAAACTCAAAGAAGCTGGCTTCTGCTAA